A region of Chiloscyllium plagiosum isolate BGI_BamShark_2017 chromosome 37, ASM401019v2, whole genome shotgun sequence DNA encodes the following proteins:
- the LOC122541606 gene encoding zinc finger protein 271-like: MEEKQFKCEVCDQDFRQSSMLMKHQSIHHRKKPFMCEVCNKSYSKSSHLRIHQYIHTGEKPFKCEDCGKAFATSTTFLSHQHIHTGEKPFTCSVCEKSFSQTAHLRLHQRIHTGEKPFMCEVCDKPFTHSSHLRVHQRIHTGEKPFICEVCDRSFSDSSSLHKHRRVHTGEKPFTCEQCNKSFAQPSGLRRHERSHAREKPFKLEVCEKSFSQSSGLCGQECLHMREKPFTCEVCDKSFSNSSHLCVHQYIHTGEKPFTCEVCDKSFSASSSLCQHRRIHTGDKPFTCEQCNKSFSQSSGLRRHERLHTGEKPFTCKVCDKSFSESSSLCKHRRIHTGEKPFTCQQCDKSFSDPSGLRAHKRLHASEKPFKCEVCEKAFATSSTFLRHQKVHDN, encoded by the coding sequence ATGGAAGAGAAACAATTTAAGTGTGAGGTCTGTGACCAAGACTTCAGACAATCATCGATGCTTATGAAACACCAAAGTATCCAtcacaggaagaaacctttcatGTGTGAGGTGTGCAACAAATCATACTCCAAGTCATCACACCTCCGCATACACCAAtacattcacacaggggagaaaccgtTCAAATGTGAAGACTGTGGTAAAGCTTTTGCAACATCCACAACCTTTCTGTCCCACCAAcatattcacacaggagaaaagcCGTTCACATGTAGCGTGTGTGAAAAATCATTCTCGCAGACGGCACATCTCCGTCTGCATCAacgcattcacactggggagaaaccattcatgtGTGAAGTCTGTGACAAACCATTCACACATTCATCTCACCTTCGTGTACACCAACGCATTCatactggggagaaaccattcatatGTGAAGTGTGTGACAGATCATTCTCAGACTCATCATCCCTTCACAAACATCGACGTGTTCACACAGGGGAAAAGCCATTCACATGTGAACAGTGTAATAAATCATTCGCACAGCCATCTGGTCTTCGTAGACACGAACGTTCGCATGCTCGGGAGAAACCATTCAAACTTGAGGTCTGTGAAAAATCATTCTCACAGTCATCTGGTCTTTGTGGACAGGAATGTTTGCATATGcgggagaaaccattcacttgTGAGGTCTGTGACAAATCATTTTCAAATTCATCTCACCTTTGCGTACACCAATACATTCatactggggagaaaccattcacatgtgaagtgtgtgacaaatcattctcagcATCATCGTCCCTTTGCCAACATCgacgcattcacacaggggacAAACCGTTCACATGTGAGCAGTGTAATAAATCATTCTCACAGTCATCTGGTCTTCGCAGACATGAACGTTTGCatactggggagaaaccattcacatgtaaggtctgtgacaaatcattctcagagTCATCCTCCCTTTGCAAACATCgacgcattcacacaggggagaaaccattcacttgTCAGCAGTGTGATAAATCATTCTCAGACCCATCTGGTCTTCGAGCACACAAACGTTTGCATGCTAGCGAGAAACCTTTCAAATGTGAGGTATGTGAGAAGGCTTTTGCCACATCTAGCACTTTCCTGAGACATCAGAAGGTTCATGATAATTAG
- the LOC122541200 gene encoding zinc finger protein 233-like, translating into MEEKQFKCEVCDQDFRQSSMLMKHQSIHHRKKPFTCEVCNKSYSKPSHLRLHQYIHTGEKPFKCEVCDKAFATSTTFLSHQHIHTGEKPFTCSVCEKSFSQTAHLRLHQRIHTGEKPFTCEICDKSFSHSSHLRVHQRIHTGEKPFTCEVCDKSFSESSSLHKHRRVHTGDKPFTCDHCNKSFSQSSGLRVHERLHAGNKPFKC; encoded by the coding sequence ATGGAAGAGAAACAATTTAAGTGTGAGGTCTGTGACCAAGACTTTAGGCAATCATCGATGCTTATGAAACACCAAAGTATCCATCACAGGAAGAAACCTTTTACGTGTGAGGTGTGCAACAAATCATACTCCAAGCCATCACACCTCCGACTACACCAAtacattcacacaggggagaaaccgtTCAAATGTGAAGTTTGTGATAAAGCTTTTGCAACATCCACAACCTTTCTGTCCCACCAAcatattcacacaggagaaaagcCGTTCACATGTAGCGTGTGTGAAAAATCATTCTCGCAGACGGCACATCTCCGTCTGCATCAacgcattcacactggggagaaaccattcacatgtgagATCTGTGATAAATCATTCTCACATTCATCTCACCTTCGTGTACACCAACGCATTCatactggggagaaaccattcacatgtgaaGTGTGTGACAAGTCATTCTCAGAGTCATCATCCCTTCACAAACATCGACGTGTTCACACCGGGGACAAACCATTCACATGTGATCACTGTAATAAATCATTCTCACAGTCATCTGGTCTTCGAGTACATGAACGTTTGCATGCTGGGAACAAACCATTCAAATGCTAG